One window of the Granulicella arctica genome contains the following:
- the galK gene encoding galactokinase, producing MDDARMLRAHREHFGQDGRASSAPGRVNLIGEHTDYTGGLVMPMAIDFQTVAVVSSRQDDRAVFYSTNFDEEVSLEITSQQRAPKDHWSDYPAGVLWCLAQAGIKVGGFDMSLEGDVPLGAGLSSSASVEVATAMALLRHAGATLPLEEIATLCRRAENEYVGAKSGIMDQFVVTGGQAERAMLLDCRSLAYELLPLPPSVKIVICNSMVKHAVATGEYGDRRDEVESGQAVIVRERPGVTMLRDATIDDLNACRSLMTEASFLRCRHIITENSRVLEAREALLQGNMAAFGQLMAQAHASFRDDFGASCAEVDTLVEIAVRQPECFGARITGGGFGGCTVNVVRAADVGRFVETVRREYAAATDITADCFVSKACDGAIALLAHEAAQ from the coding sequence GTGGATGACGCTCGCATGCTCCGTGCACATCGGGAGCATTTTGGACAGGATGGTCGTGCAAGTTCGGCGCCGGGACGGGTCAACCTTATCGGCGAACATACCGACTATACCGGCGGCCTCGTCATGCCCATGGCCATCGACTTTCAGACCGTGGCGGTCGTCAGCTCGCGGCAGGATGACCGTGCCGTCTTCTACTCCACGAACTTTGACGAGGAGGTCAGCCTCGAGATCACCTCGCAGCAGCGTGCTCCAAAAGATCATTGGAGTGACTATCCCGCTGGCGTCCTGTGGTGTCTCGCGCAGGCGGGCATCAAGGTCGGCGGCTTCGACATGAGTCTTGAGGGCGACGTGCCGCTTGGTGCCGGACTAAGCTCCTCCGCTTCGGTCGAGGTGGCAACCGCCATGGCGCTTCTGCGACACGCCGGGGCGACCCTCCCGCTCGAAGAGATCGCTACCCTCTGCCGCCGTGCCGAGAATGAATACGTCGGCGCTAAGAGCGGCATCATGGACCAGTTCGTCGTTACCGGCGGCCAGGCTGAGCGCGCCATGCTGCTCGATTGCCGTTCGCTCGCCTACGAACTTTTGCCGCTCCCCCCATCGGTCAAGATCGTCATCTGCAACTCGATGGTCAAGCATGCCGTCGCTACAGGGGAGTACGGCGACCGTCGCGACGAGGTGGAGTCCGGTCAGGCCGTTATCGTGCGCGAGCGCCCCGGGGTGACCATGCTGCGCGATGCCACCATCGACGACCTGAACGCCTGTCGCTCGCTCATGACCGAGGCAAGCTTTCTGCGCTGCCGTCACATCATCACCGAGAACTCGCGCGTGCTCGAAGCCCGCGAGGCCCTGCTACAAGGGAACATGGCTGCGTTTGGCCAGTTGATGGCCCAGGCCCACGCCAGCTTCCGCGACGACTTTGGAGCGAGCTGCGCCGAGGTCGACACCCTCGTTGAAATTGCGGTCCGCCAGCCCGAGTGCTTCGGCGCACGCATCACCGGTGGCGGCTTCGGCGGCTGTACCGTCAACGTCGTCCGCGCTGCCGACGTAGGGCGCTTCGTCGAAACCGTCCGCCGCGAGTACGCCGCCGCAACAGACATCACCGCCGACTGCTTTGTCTCAAAAGCCTGCGACGGTGCCATCGCGCTGCTGGCACATGAGGCCGCACAATGA
- a CDS encoding ABC transporter permease has protein sequence MANQLSWVSAAKIASREMRASRGKFFFVVLSVAIGVAALTGVRGFSTSFRGTLLSRARSIMAADLSARMFGQPTPKEQAGLDAISSQGVIMTPVTELLSMASAEKTMDPLLISLKAVDPARYPFYGAVELQPAGKLSDVLKPDTVVVADDLLIRLHLHIGDSIKIGGKLFRIASVVTNEPDRLSSNFAAGPRVLMTREGLDATGLLAPGSHAGQRYLFKVPAPRNGSPISERGVATLKTKLEALLPESQVSDYRETNPALTQGLDRATSLLSLMSLVALVLGAVGVAMAMRAHLQQRLDTIAIMKSLGASSGQIIKIYLLQTLLLGVLGGLVGVGLGVAVQLVLPVLLAKLIAVDTQLHVQLSAVLTGLAAGILTTLLFTLPPLLDVRGVRPILILRRAVEENNDPLVRGFLRKIQKNLAQIGAAVLILAGLALIATTLSDSIVVGRVFSIGLVVVLAVLLAASSVVLWTLRQFLSRTRLHLPSSLRHGLANLYRPGNPSAALLAALGMGVMQIMTVYLVQQAVVSELHVSSAPNLPNVFMVDITNEEIDGVRKFLQAQPLVRPDMEMLPVVTSRILAVNGVPAADLKLKNFPKRMLQSISLTWSDTMPPGTTIIEGQWWAANEQSPQVAIGVRQSERLRAPLGSTITFAAGDRQFTAKVGALIKSDGQHAYSRAEFILPRAALAGLPTVWYGGIHVDPEHVGEVQRALYKAYPSVTVINVAQVLETVRSVVIQITYVIQFLAAFSIFAGVVILASSIAGTRYRRIREVVVLKTLGATRARIATIFSIEFAVLGLVAGFVGILFANIIAAALLNKLTVAYRFEWTWALATLLGTALLTVATGWVAGHRILGQKPLEVLREE, from the coding sequence ATGGCCGCCGACCTTTCAGCCCGCATGTTCGGCCAGCCCACGCCGAAAGAGCAGGCAGGCCTCGACGCCATCTCCTCACAGGGCGTCATCATGACCCCCGTCACCGAACTCCTCTCCATGGCCAGCGCCGAGAAGACGATGGACCCGCTCCTCATCTCGCTCAAGGCCGTCGATCCCGCGCGCTACCCCTTCTACGGGGCCGTCGAGCTACAACCCGCAGGTAAGCTCAGCGACGTCCTCAAGCCCGACACCGTTGTGGTCGCCGATGACCTGCTGATCCGCCTCCACCTCCACATCGGCGACTCCATCAAGATCGGCGGCAAGCTCTTCCGCATCGCCTCCGTCGTCACCAACGAACCCGACCGGCTCTCCAGCAACTTCGCCGCCGGACCGCGCGTCCTGATGACCCGCGAAGGCCTCGACGCCACAGGCCTCCTCGCTCCCGGCAGCCACGCCGGGCAGCGCTATCTCTTCAAAGTCCCAGCCCCCCGCAACGGCAGCCCCATCTCCGAGCGTGGCGTTGCCACCCTGAAGACAAAGCTCGAAGCCCTCCTGCCCGAGTCCCAGGTCTCCGACTATCGCGAGACCAATCCCGCCCTCACGCAGGGGCTTGACCGCGCCACCAGCCTGCTCTCCCTCATGAGCCTCGTAGCCCTTGTGCTCGGAGCCGTCGGCGTCGCCATGGCCATGCGCGCCCACCTGCAGCAGCGGCTGGACACCATCGCGATCATGAAGTCGCTCGGCGCAAGCTCCGGGCAGATCATCAAGATCTACCTGCTCCAAACCCTCTTACTCGGAGTCTTGGGCGGGCTCGTCGGCGTCGGCCTCGGTGTCGCCGTACAACTTGTCCTGCCCGTGCTGCTGGCAAAGCTGATCGCCGTCGATACGCAGCTCCACGTACAGCTCAGCGCCGTCCTGACCGGCCTCGCCGCAGGCATCCTCACCACGCTGCTCTTCACCCTGCCGCCGCTGCTCGACGTGCGTGGCGTCCGCCCCATCCTCATCCTGCGCCGCGCCGTAGAAGAGAATAACGACCCGCTCGTTCGCGGCTTCCTCCGCAAGATCCAGAAGAACCTCGCCCAGATCGGCGCAGCCGTTCTCATCCTCGCTGGGCTGGCACTGATCGCCACCACCCTGTCCGACTCGATCGTGGTCGGCAGAGTCTTCTCAATCGGCCTCGTCGTCGTGCTCGCCGTCCTGCTCGCGGCCTCAAGCGTCGTGCTCTGGACGCTGCGCCAGTTCCTCAGCCGCACCCGCCTGCACCTGCCCTCCTCGCTTCGGCATGGACTGGCGAACCTCTATCGCCCCGGCAATCCCTCAGCAGCCCTGCTCGCCGCCCTCGGCATGGGCGTCATGCAGATCATGACCGTCTACCTCGTCCAGCAGGCCGTCGTCAGCGAGCTTCATGTCTCCTCCGCGCCCAACCTGCCCAACGTCTTCATGGTCGATATCACCAACGAAGAGATCGACGGCGTCCGCAAGTTCCTCCAGGCACAGCCGCTCGTCCGGCCCGATATGGAGATGCTGCCCGTCGTCACCTCGCGCATCCTTGCCGTGAACGGCGTTCCCGCAGCCGACCTCAAGCTGAAGAACTTCCCCAAGCGCATGCTCCAGTCGATCAGTCTCACATGGTCCGACACCATGCCGCCCGGCACCACCATCATCGAGGGGCAATGGTGGGCGGCCAACGAACAATCGCCCCAGGTCGCCATCGGTGTTCGCCAGTCCGAGCGGCTCCGCGCTCCTCTCGGCTCGACCATCACCTTCGCCGCAGGCGACCGTCAGTTCACCGCGAAGGTGGGCGCACTCATCAAGTCCGACGGCCAGCACGCCTACTCCCGTGCGGAGTTCATCCTGCCCCGTGCCGCCCTCGCGGGATTGCCGACCGTCTGGTACGGCGGCATCCATGTCGACCCCGAGCACGTAGGCGAAGTCCAGCGCGCTCTCTACAAGGCTTATCCAAGCGTCACCGTCATCAACGTCGCACAGGTGCTCGAAACCGTCCGATCCGTCGTCATCCAGATCACCTACGTGATCCAGTTCCTCGCAGCGTTCAGCATCTTCGCAGGCGTCGTCATCCTCGCCAGCAGCATCGCCGGAACACGCTACCGTCGCATCCGCGAGGTCGTCGTCCTCAAGACGCTTGGCGCCACCCGCGCCCGTATCGCGACGATCTTCTCCATAGAATTCGCAGTCCTCGGCCTCGTCGCCGGCTTCGTCGGCATCCTCTTCGCGAACATCATCGCCGCCGCCCTCCTCAACAAACTCACCGTGGCCTACCGCTTCGAGTGGACCTGGGCCCTCGCCACCCTGCTCGGCACAGCCCTCCTCACCGTCGCCACAGGCTGGGTAGCCGGCCACCGCATCCTCGGCCAGAAGCCGCTGGAAGTCCTGCGCGAAGAGTAG
- a CDS encoding DUF1003 domain-containing protein, with protein MACDPEELRHVPLFALLDDDEMAILAAQVELRLFAPRQRIYKVGDSGKNAYIMMSGIVRITTVDEDQQEVLLDEPGHADFFGFASMLDETPHHTNAIAIEETRCIEVDRNDITILLERKPMAGMDLLTALGRQQHAMQQIVRLRAQRNANDLIDEESTFGEHIADAVARFGGSWTFIISFGIVLSVYTAINVILRGKAWDPYPFILLNLFLSMLASIQAPVIMMSQNRQDTKDRLRSELDYDVNRRAESEIQALSSKINLLSDKLGDVDDMLREQARP; from the coding sequence ATGGCATGTGATCCCGAAGAACTGCGCCACGTCCCCCTATTTGCCTTGCTTGATGATGACGAGATGGCCATCCTCGCCGCGCAGGTAGAGCTACGCCTGTTTGCCCCGAGGCAGCGCATCTATAAAGTCGGTGATAGTGGCAAGAATGCTTACATCATGATGTCCGGCATCGTCCGCATCACCACCGTCGATGAGGACCAGCAGGAGGTCCTGCTCGACGAGCCCGGCCACGCCGATTTCTTCGGCTTTGCCTCCATGCTCGACGAGACCCCTCACCACACCAACGCCATTGCCATCGAGGAGACCCGTTGCATCGAGGTCGACCGCAACGATATCACCATCCTGCTTGAGCGCAAGCCGATGGCCGGCATGGACCTCCTCACCGCGCTCGGTCGCCAGCAACATGCCATGCAGCAGATCGTCCGCCTCCGCGCACAGCGCAACGCCAACGACCTCATCGATGAGGAATCCACCTTCGGCGAGCACATCGCCGACGCAGTCGCCCGCTTTGGGGGCTCGTGGACGTTCATCATCTCCTTCGGCATCGTGCTCAGCGTGTACACCGCGATCAACGTCATCCTGCGCGGCAAAGCATGGGACCCCTACCCCTTCATCCTGCTCAACCTCTTCCTGTCGATGCTCGCCTCCATCCAGGCGCCCGTCATCATGATGAGCCAGAATCGGCAGGACACGAAAGACCGACTCCGCAGCGAGTTGGACTATGACGTTAACCGTCGCGCAGAGTCCGAGATTCAGGCGCTCTCCAGCAAGATCAACCTGCTCAGCGACAAGCTTGGCGATGTGGACGATATGCTGCGGGAACAGGCCCGGCCCTGA
- a CDS encoding efflux RND transporter periplasmic adaptor subunit, producing the protein MTAAAAALILLTGCDAKKSDPKDEAPPPTTIVSATSVNNVKVDHPEQFPLATVQTQMAASSMSVTGQVQPDVTKVIPVISLASGRIVAIYAHIGDLVHKGQRLFTVQSNDIEQAYSDYRKAVADEKLAKVQLDRAKLLYSKGAISQSALEIAQDTEDKAVVDVEAAKEHLKVLGATDLNQPSGAINVYSPATGVIIEQNITQASGVKTLDNSPNLFTIANIEDVWIVCDVYENNLANLSTGQTATIHFNAFPDKDVTGRISEIDPILDPTIRTAKVRVQVRNPGYMKIGMFVTATFRSQKQEAHLVVPATAIVHLHDQDFVYSSGGGGTFTRIAVTSGDMLPGGMQVVKSGLSQGQQVAVNALELQSTVTQ; encoded by the coding sequence ATGACCGCTGCCGCCGCGGCCTTGATTCTGCTGACCGGATGCGATGCCAAGAAGTCTGATCCGAAGGACGAAGCGCCGCCGCCGACCACCATCGTCTCCGCCACCAGCGTCAACAACGTCAAGGTCGACCACCCCGAACAGTTTCCCCTCGCCACCGTTCAGACCCAGATGGCGGCCTCGTCGATGAGCGTCACAGGCCAGGTGCAGCCGGATGTCACCAAGGTGATCCCCGTCATCTCGCTCGCATCAGGCCGCATCGTCGCCATCTACGCGCATATCGGCGACCTCGTCCACAAGGGCCAGCGCCTCTTCACCGTCCAGAGCAACGACATCGAACAGGCCTACTCGGACTACCGCAAGGCCGTTGCCGACGAGAAGCTGGCGAAGGTTCAGCTCGATCGCGCCAAGCTCCTCTACTCGAAGGGTGCCATCTCGCAGAGCGCGCTTGAGATCGCCCAGGACACCGAAGACAAAGCCGTAGTCGATGTCGAAGCCGCGAAGGAGCACCTCAAGGTTCTCGGCGCTACCGACCTCAATCAGCCATCGGGCGCGATCAACGTTTACTCGCCCGCGACCGGCGTCATCATCGAGCAAAATATAACCCAGGCCTCCGGCGTCAAGACGCTCGACAACTCACCGAACCTCTTCACGATCGCGAATATCGAAGACGTCTGGATTGTCTGCGACGTCTACGAGAACAACCTCGCCAACCTTTCCACAGGCCAGACGGCGACCATCCACTTCAACGCCTTTCCCGACAAGGATGTGACCGGCCGCATCAGCGAGATCGATCCCATCCTCGACCCCACCATTCGTACCGCGAAGGTGCGTGTGCAGGTTCGCAACCCCGGCTACATGAAGATCGGCATGTTCGTCACCGCAACCTTCCGCAGCCAGAAGCAGGAAGCACATCTTGTCGTTCCAGCTACCGCCATCGTCCATCTGCACGATCAGGACTTCGTCTATTCCTCCGGCGGCGGTGGCACCTTCACCCGCATCGCCGTCACCAGCGGCGATATGTTGCCGGGCGGCATGCAGGTCGTCAAATCGGGCCTCAGCCAGGGCCAGCAGGTTGCCGTCAACGCGCTTGAACTGCAGAGCACGGTGACGCAGTAA
- a CDS encoding TolC family protein produces the protein MSLLFVCPATSTLLAGQAPVSAAAQAASQPSTAGPAFSWQQIQDRFQQSNPTLRAGAIGIDESRAQEITAHLRPNPTLTLFADQFTLFHSPLQPVANLYPDVTFNYLHERDHKRELRTDSAKAGTEISTSNQADLLRNLNYALRAAFVQVLQSKAIQALTKENLGYYDHVLQVSRDRFHAGDIAQVDLDRLELGRVQYEADFEAADVNLRTSKIQLLQLLNDRTPVDTFDVTGPFAFQDALQPLETYHQTALMVRPDLRAATQVVDKARIDHRLAIANGSTDPTFGVDAAHQPNPLNSYVGLSVTFPLRIFDRNQGEKQRTLLDIDLQQRQLDAATAQVFADVDSSYATVDSQLHLLRPYKDKYLNLAVSARDTISFSYQHGGASLLDFLQAENDYRGIQLGYLNLVGAYLTAAAQMNQAVGREVLQ, from the coding sequence TTGAGCCTGCTGTTCGTGTGCCCGGCGACCTCCACGTTACTCGCGGGGCAGGCACCCGTCAGTGCCGCAGCACAGGCCGCCTCTCAGCCGTCGACCGCAGGCCCAGCCTTTAGCTGGCAGCAGATACAGGACCGCTTCCAGCAGTCCAATCCAACGCTCCGGGCAGGAGCGATCGGGATCGACGAATCGCGCGCACAGGAGATTACGGCGCACCTTCGCCCGAATCCGACCCTCACCCTTTTTGCCGACCAGTTCACCCTCTTCCACTCCCCGCTGCAGCCCGTGGCGAACCTCTACCCGGACGTCACCTTCAACTATCTCCACGAGCGCGACCACAAGCGCGAACTTCGAACCGACAGCGCCAAAGCCGGAACCGAGATCAGCACCTCCAACCAGGCTGACCTGCTGCGAAACCTCAACTACGCGCTCCGTGCCGCCTTCGTCCAGGTGCTGCAGTCCAAGGCCATCCAGGCGCTCACGAAAGAGAACCTCGGCTACTACGACCACGTCCTCCAGGTCAGCCGCGACCGCTTCCACGCCGGAGATATCGCCCAGGTCGACCTCGACCGCCTCGAGCTTGGCCGCGTTCAGTATGAAGCTGACTTCGAGGCCGCCGACGTCAACCTCCGCACCTCGAAGATTCAGCTTCTTCAGCTCCTGAACGACCGCACCCCGGTCGACACCTTCGATGTAACCGGCCCGTTCGCCTTCCAGGATGCGCTGCAGCCGCTTGAGACCTATCATCAGACGGCCCTGATGGTTCGCCCCGACCTCCGCGCCGCAACGCAGGTCGTTGATAAGGCCCGCATCGATCACCGCCTCGCCATCGCGAACGGTTCGACCGATCCCACCTTTGGCGTTGACGCCGCACATCAGCCCAATCCGCTCAACAGCTACGTCGGCCTCAGCGTCACCTTCCCGCTCCGCATCTTCGACCGCAACCAGGGTGAAAAGCAGCGCACCCTGCTCGACATCGACCTCCAGCAGCGTCAGCTTGATGCTGCGACCGCGCAGGTCTTCGCGGATGTCGACTCCTCCTATGCCACCGTCGACAGCCAGCTTCACCTGCTCCGGCCTTATAAGGATAAATACCTGAACCTCGCCGTCTCCGCGCGCGACACCATCTCGTTCTCCTACCAGCATGGCGGCGCATCGCTGCTCGATTTCCTCCAGGCTGAGAACGACTATCGCGGCATCCAGCTTGGCTACTTGAACCTGGTGGGTGCGTACCTCACCGCCGCTGCACAGATGAACCAGGCCGTCGGCCGAGAGGTACTCCAGTGA
- a CDS encoding efflux RND transporter permease subunit: MSFIVDFALKNRWLVLALAVLLFGWGIISFRNLPVEAYPDVANNYVQIITQWPGRAAEEVEQQVTIPIEIQMNGIPHMSHLRSTSLAGLSSVTMVFDDESTNDWNREKVLERVNGVNLPAGLQPQIGTDWSPVGQIYWYTLTSTNPAYDNMALKSLEDWTLEKQFKSVTGVVDVSSFGGITREYQVRIDPDKLVSYGLTIAQIEQALTANNVNAGGSFIEEGQQEINVRAVGLFTSIDDIANTLVKTVNGTAIRIKDIATVQQGSKIRLGQIGKAIRRQDGVIVDDGDVVEGIVLLQKGANSDEVLDGIHAKVAELNGTPAEPAKDGKPAVAAVPGLLPPGVKVVPFLDRDDLVHLTTHTVLHNLTEGIVLVMIILFLFLGNVRGAIIVAITIPFSLLFASICLDLRHIPANLLSLGALDFGMVVDGAVVMVENIVRHMNRKDNGSRTTIEIVQEAAHEVQRPVFYAIGIIVTAYLPIFTLQQVEGRLFRPMAWTVAFALLGALVFSMFLAPVLSSILFKNGAKEWHNPVMNFLTKHYRSAALWAVESRWIVIGATLAGLAVAVILTEGGAIGSEFLPHLDEGAVWVRGTLAPSTGPTEGIRVMNDARPVLASFPEVKDVISQVGRPDDGVDTTGFFDTEYFVDLKQKKDWRPIFNQNKEELIAAMDRELEKRPGVLWNFSQPISDNMEEAVSGVKGELAVKIYGDDLKLLEQKGDEIVGVMSKIKGIQDLGLFRVIGQPNLNFIVDRPAAARYGINVTDVQDAVETAVGGNAVTKLLQGEARYDVVARYQQNYRNSAEAIENVRLVSPSGERVSLAQLTKPTVVDGASEIYREGNSRYVAIKYSVRGRDLGGAVEEAIAKVTAQVKLPPGYKLDWAGEYASQKRSAKRLAIVVPITIMLIFFILYMMFGSFKWAMLIMANIVIAPIGGTLALFVTHTNFSVSSGVGFLALFGVSVQTGVIMLEYINQMRVRGHSIEESAVEGAVLRLRPIMMTMLVATLGLLPAATSHGIGSDSQRPFAVVIVGGLISDLIISLFLLPTLYVWMAGPSDVLPKPEMEFDA, encoded by the coding sequence ATGAGTTTTATTGTCGATTTTGCGCTGAAGAACCGATGGCTGGTGCTCGCCCTTGCGGTGCTTCTATTTGGCTGGGGAATCATCTCGTTCCGCAATCTTCCCGTCGAAGCCTATCCGGACGTCGCGAACAACTACGTCCAGATCATTACGCAATGGCCGGGCAGGGCAGCGGAGGAGGTCGAGCAGCAGGTCACGATTCCGATCGAGATCCAGATGAACGGCATCCCGCACATGTCGCATCTGCGGTCCACCTCGCTCGCCGGTCTGTCGAGCGTAACGATGGTCTTCGATGACGAATCGACCAACGACTGGAACCGCGAGAAGGTGCTGGAGCGCGTCAACGGCGTCAACCTGCCAGCCGGACTGCAGCCGCAGATCGGCACGGACTGGAGCCCCGTCGGCCAGATCTACTGGTACACCCTCACCAGCACCAATCCCGCCTACGACAACATGGCGCTGAAGTCGCTCGAGGACTGGACCCTCGAAAAGCAATTCAAGTCCGTTACCGGCGTCGTCGACGTCTCGAGCTTTGGCGGCATCACGCGCGAGTACCAGGTCCGCATCGACCCCGACAAGCTCGTCTCCTACGGCCTCACCATCGCGCAGATCGAGCAGGCCCTCACGGCGAATAACGTCAACGCCGGCGGCAGCTTTATCGAGGAAGGCCAGCAGGAGATCAACGTCCGTGCCGTAGGTCTCTTCACCAGCATCGACGACATCGCCAACACGCTCGTCAAGACCGTCAACGGCACCGCAATTCGCATCAAGGACATTGCCACGGTCCAGCAGGGCTCGAAGATCCGCCTCGGGCAGATCGGCAAGGCCATCCGCCGCCAGGATGGCGTCATCGTCGATGATGGCGACGTCGTCGAAGGCATCGTGCTGCTGCAGAAGGGTGCCAACTCCGACGAAGTTCTCGACGGCATCCACGCCAAGGTCGCCGAGCTGAACGGCACCCCCGCCGAGCCCGCGAAGGATGGTAAACCTGCCGTCGCCGCTGTACCCGGCCTTCTGCCGCCCGGCGTAAAGGTCGTTCCATTTCTCGACCGCGACGACCTCGTGCATCTCACGACGCACACCGTACTTCACAATCTCACCGAGGGCATCGTCCTCGTGATGATCATCCTCTTCCTCTTCCTCGGCAACGTGCGCGGCGCGATCATCGTCGCCATCACGATTCCGTTCTCGCTGCTCTTCGCCTCGATCTGTCTCGACCTGCGCCACATTCCCGCGAACCTGCTCTCGCTCGGCGCACTTGACTTCGGCATGGTCGTCGACGGCGCCGTCGTGATGGTCGAAAATATCGTCCGTCACATGAACCGCAAGGACAACGGCTCGCGCACCACCATCGAGATCGTCCAGGAGGCCGCGCACGAGGTCCAGCGCCCGGTCTTCTACGCCATCGGCATCATCGTCACCGCGTACCTGCCCATCTTCACGCTGCAGCAGGTGGAAGGCAGACTCTTCCGCCCCATGGCGTGGACGGTAGCCTTCGCGCTGCTCGGTGCGCTCGTCTTCTCCATGTTCCTCGCGCCCGTACTCTCGAGCATCCTCTTCAAGAACGGTGCGAAAGAGTGGCATAACCCGGTCATGAACTTCCTGACCAAGCACTACCGCTCCGCCGCGCTCTGGGCCGTCGAGTCGCGCTGGATCGTCATCGGCGCGACCCTCGCGGGCCTTGCCGTTGCTGTGATCCTGACCGAGGGGGGCGCCATCGGTTCGGAGTTCCTGCCGCACCTCGATGAAGGCGCGGTCTGGGTTCGCGGAACCCTAGCACCCTCGACTGGTCCCACCGAGGGCATCCGCGTCATGAACGATGCGCGCCCCGTTCTCGCCTCCTTCCCCGAGGTCAAGGACGTGATCAGCCAGGTAGGCCGGCCCGACGACGGCGTCGACACCACCGGCTTCTTCGACACCGAATACTTCGTCGATCTCAAGCAGAAGAAGGACTGGCGGCCCATCTTCAACCAGAATAAGGAAGAGTTGATCGCCGCCATGGACCGCGAGTTGGAGAAGCGTCCCGGCGTTCTGTGGAACTTCTCCCAGCCCATCTCGGACAACATGGAAGAGGCGGTCAGCGGCGTGAAAGGTGAACTCGCCGTCAAGATCTACGGCGACGACCTGAAGCTGCTCGAGCAGAAGGGCGACGAGATCGTCGGCGTGATGAGCAAGATCAAAGGCATCCAGGATCTCGGCCTCTTCCGCGTCATCGGTCAGCCGAACCTGAACTTCATCGTCGACCGCCCCGCCGCCGCCCGCTACGGCATCAACGTCACCGACGTGCAGGATGCTGTAGAGACCGCAGTCGGCGGCAACGCGGTCACCAAGCTGCTGCAGGGTGAAGCTCGCTACGACGTCGTCGCCCGCTATCAGCAGAACTATCGCAACAGCGCCGAGGCCATCGAGAATGTCCGCCTCGTCTCTCCCTCCGGCGAACGGGTCTCCCTCGCCCAGCTCACCAAGCCCACGGTCGTCGACGGAGCCTCAGAGATCTACCGCGAGGGTAACTCGCGCTACGTCGCCATCAAGTACAGCGTTCGCGGACGAGACCTCGGCGGTGCCGTCGAAGAGGCGATCGCCAAGGTCACCGCGCAGGTGAAGCTGCCGCCCGGCTACAAGCTCGACTGGGCAGGCGAGTACGCCAGCCAGAAGCGCTCTGCCAAGCGCCTCGCCATCGTCGTGCCGATCACGATCATGCTCATCTTCTTTATTCTTTACATGATGTTCGGTTCGTTCAAATGGGCCATGCTCATCATGGCGAACATCGTCATCGCCCCGATCGGCGGAACGCTCGCCCTCTTCGTCACCCACACCAACTTCAGCGTCTCCTCGGGTGTGGGCTTCCTCGCGCTCTTCGGCGTCTCCGTCCAGACCGGCGTCATCATGCTCGAATACATCAACCAGATGCGCGTCCGCGGGCACTCCATCGAAGAATCCGCCGTCGAAGGCGCCGTCCTCCGCCTGCGTCCGATCATGATGACGATGCTCGTCGCAACCCTCGGCCTCCTGCCCGCCGCCACCTCCCACGGCATCGGCTCCGACTCGCAGCGGCCCTTCGCAGTCGTCATCGTCGGCGGCCTCATCTCCGACCTCATCATCAGCCTCTTCCTGCTCCCGACTCTCTACGTGTGGATGGCAGGACCGAGCGATGTCCTCCCGAAGCCCGAGATGGAGTTCGACGCGTAG